One Mobula hypostoma chromosome 12, sMobHyp1.1, whole genome shotgun sequence genomic window, cttcggtattcaccagtgagagggaacttgatgatggtgaggacaatatgagtgaggttgatgttctggagcatgctgatattaagggagaggaggtgttggagttgttaaaatacattaggacagataagtccccggggcctgacggaatattcccccggctgttccacgaggcgagagaagagattgctgagcctctggctaggatctttatgtcctcgttgtccacgggaatggtaccggaggattggagggaggcgaatgttgttcccttgttcaaaaaaggtagtagggatagttcgggtaatgatagaccaatgagccttatgtctgtggtgggaaagctgttggaaaagattcttagatactactagacaggtatatggaggaatctaaggtgggggcttatatgggaggcagggtttgagggtcggcacaacattgtgggccgaagggcctgtactgtgctgtactattctatgttctatgtatctaTGCTTTTCAGTTCTAAATTCCACCAGGTctcagcctgtcctggtccaatcacATGGTGTCacaaccaagaaagctcaccaatgcctttacttcctcaggaagctaaagaaattggcacgtgccctttgaccctcaccagttTTTAATCAATGCATCCTAGAAAGCACCTTATCTATATGCTTTACCGCTTGGTACAACAACTCCTCTGCATGTCACCGCGAGAAACtgaagagagttgtggacacagctcagcacgtcacagaaactcgcctcccctccatggactctgtctacacttctcactgcctcatgaggagtgtttgacggctctaggcctgtactcactggaattcagaagaatgggggcagggggatctcattgaaacttactgaagttGAAAGACCTCaacagattggatgtggagaggaagtttcctatggagggggagtgtaagaccagaggactcagcctcagaatagtgggatgtccatttagaacagagatgaagaggaatttttttagacagagtgtgttgaatctgtggaattcaatgccataggcaactgtggagcccaagtcattgggtatatttaaagtggaggttgacagattcttgattggtcagggcatgaagggatatggggagaaggtaggagattgggcctgagagggaaatagatcagccatgatggaatggcagagcagacttgatgggccaaatggcctaattctgctcctatatcttatggtcttatggctcagtaaatcagccagaaaatcacccaggacattctctTCCCCCTGCTGCCTTGCCCAAAAGGCTGAAAACATGTACTACCACGTACAAAGACATCTTAATCTCACAACCTATGCTATTATAGTTTTgcacttattgtttacctgcgctGACTTACCAGCAGACTTTTACCCAGGGTAAGAGAGATCAAAAATTTAAAGTGTTTGGAGGGAATATCAGACGCAATTTTCTTTATACACAGAGTAGTTGTATTGACATTTATgcgactggaataataccagaagagatgaaaagaaaatcagtattcatcactcttccttaagaaacctggagcaatagaatgtgaattacataggaccataaattTAGTGAGTCATaccactaagatacttctaagaattttgatgacaagagctaaaagtaagacacaagctgaaataggtaaagaagaatgtggttttgtgaaagacaaaggtacaagaaacatgatattgatgttaaggatactatcaaaacgagctattcaagtgcaagaagatctgtttgtttgttttatcgactacacaaaagcatttgataaagtgaagcacaataagttatttgaaatattacaggaaactctagatctagattcgaaagacctccgcctaatcagaaatctgtaccaggaacaaactgccgctgtaagaatagatgaagaagtgagtcagtttatgaaaatcaagagaggtgttagacaagggtgagTTTTCTCCCCTGacttgtttaatgtgtacagtgaaacaatattacaaaaaaatgagacatcttgggaatcaaagttggcggtgaaaacatcaataatttcagatatgcagataacactgtgttaattgcaagtacggaggaagaactacaaaacttaattgatcctgacctggatctgggccgtaccctccaaatatctggacctgcctctcggtttttttgcactaccttactttccatttttctattttctatttataatttataattttaatttttaatatttactaatttttactatttttaatatttaatatttgtaatccagggagtgggaatcgcagaatcaaatatcgctgtgatgattgtacgttctagtatcaaatgtttggcgacgataaagtataaagtatatagttgttgaagaaagtgcaaaaatgggtcatcTATCAAccacaaaaagacagaatgtatggtgatatccaaaaaggaggagAATCCTTCTTCTTGGATAAAGAGAATCCTTCTTTTTTGGATAAGTATAAAgtatcctatctgcaggctgaaagtaaacgggaaagacataaaacaagtacagaacttttgctacttaggacgctgggtgacatcaggtggcaggtgcgacatggacatcaaaagaagaatagggatggcaaaagacacctttatgagaatgaagagtatactgaccaacactaaactaggcatgacaacccacctcagagtactgaaatgttacgtttatccagttatgttacatggctcagaatgttggacaatatctagtaacatgaggaaatgaactgaagcagcagagatgtggtttttgaggaggatgcaaagaatatcatggacgaaacgaatatctaacgaggatgtcatgaacagagcaaacacaaaaagagaaataatgtatgagatcatgaaaaggcaacgtaacttcattggatatgtgattaggaaagaggagttagaatgcatggtaattatgggaaagattgaagggaagaaagcaagaggaagacaaagacaaatgatgatggagacagcagccagagagctggaaatgaataccaatgaattgatccatttgacccgaaacagaagtgtgtgggccatggcagtcaaagctcaaactgggcccggcacctgatgatgacgaTGTTGATGATGATTTGTATCGAtaatgttctaatttgctctgtatttcacttaaataacCATAACCAtaaaaaatacataatttgttactcagttaaatggtagtttgtcttttttataccttatgAATTATTGCCATGAAACTttggcagccgcttaattgggacaaaatGAACTGGTCCTGATGTGCTCCAACTAACTGGAATCCACAATATTTACTTACCAAAGAAAAGAAGAATCCTATTTGCGTTTACAATATCAAACAAGgtttgaaaggtctgaagggatTGGTGTTTGGATGGATTCCTGTCAGTAACGGATCCAGTTGTGCATTCTGCAGGCAAAACTGCTTCAGGTCTGTGGCTGCTTGTGATACCTGTGGTTGATAATTGGCAGGATAGGGATGGTGGGGGCGAGGGAGGCGAGGAGAAACAACAGTTAaattgattcaagattgtttaatatcgtttccagtacacaggtataaaggagaacaaaattgttACTCTGGGACTTTTGCAgcccaaaaaaacacaataagataaagaacacaataataaaaccaCAATAattataagatagcttatatagattgattgtacatttatgaagtgatgctaggcacaggattatctgtacatgaggtgactgacaggaaatgataaagtagtggtggtcgggggtgtgaaggggtgggttagtgggtggaggagttgatcagccttactgcttggggaaggtaactggttttgagtctggtggtcccggcgtggatgctacgtagcctcctccctgatgggagtgggacaaatcgtccatgagcagggtgggtgggatcattcatgatgttactgccctttttccagcacttttctgCACACATCCttgctggtgccagtgatgcattgggcagttttgactacccgttgtacaGCCTTCCTGTCCCTGCAGTGCCATTTCCCTACCAAGCAGTAATGCAGCTTGTTAGATTGTTCTCTACTGTGTATCGGTAGAAGGAGGCGAGTTCAGctctcttcagactcctgcagGATGTGTTTTGAGCCATGAGAGATTGTGCAAGATGTGCTCTCCCAGGCGTTTGAAGCTACTTGCAGTCTGATACATACCAGACACCAACTATTTAAAGGATAAACAtctcatattccgtttgggtagcctctaacctgatgacatgatcattagtttcttgaacttccagtaattttccgcctcccccttctgtcttcttcaatttcccactctggccttttacctcttctctgcacctgcctattacctccccctggtgtcccttttccttccctttcttccatgctccACTATCCtatcttatcagattccttccttcagccctttacccttcccacccatcacctcccagcctcctactgcatcccctgcccccacccaactggtctcacccatcaccttctcacatcctcctccccctcccccaccccaccttcttactctgacttctttccccttcctttccagtcctgatgaagggtctcgacccgaaatctCGACTGtttaatgacttccacagatgctgcctgacccctccagttcctctaacattttgtgtttaACCACTTGCATCTACTGTACTTTCTCCTAGCTCTGCATTATGTTTCCTTTTCAGTCTGACGCACAGGAATGGAAGAGTAGTGGGCACAACCTGGTCTGTTGCAGAcacagccctctccaccactgagagCACCTAGAGGAGACACACTGActcagagggcagcaccaatgatCGAGGATCCCTGCCATACAGGCCAGCTTCTTACAACTCCCATCCGAcagtaggtacagaagcctgaagcctccCTTCGACCATTTGTTCCTTGAACCAACTGGAACAACCGAACCCTACCTCAGCAACAGAACACACCAGACCACCTCCTGCACCCGTCTCCTTTTGTGCTTACTTGCACCAAGGCGATGTCTTTCAGTCTTTTTTCCCCACTGTATGGTATAGTTatattgggccatcagttaattggggcagcagctcatttgggacaactcttaaagaacaaaaactaattgagaaaatagttgggattcccttcgtttatttggaacactgtgcaacttaattgggacaggagcctGTTGCTGAACAGCTTCTAACTAGCACCAGTCGTGTGCACTTATGTGGCTGTTAGAAATTACATTGTGCTTACAGTGAACTGTTTTTAAAGACCATCAGCTGCAcgcgtttgtgttcaaaaagcagtgatttttgtcactgataggtgGCAGGAAactagcagtaagacaattccaaactgttttgctcactgtggtttcaagcattcaggctcgaAGATGCCATGACGTGGCTGgaagtgaaaataaaataatttcaccACTTCGACAAGTTACAAAacccaaagaatttgaaggtattgacaattgaacgttacaatgaaaatgaagatttggaggatgccatCATTGATGGCACTGCATTATCTGCGcttggtgtctgtgctgattttgttcatttacagtcgatCAAAAGACacggcagcgtacactggattaattcctctgctgtgaactattaggaactaatacagttttatagtaccatagtagtattgatagtgttctaatttgttctgtatttcctttaaatatataatttgttactcagtttgtcttttttttataccttttaaactatGTCCATGAAACATGAGCTGAACTGTGTAATGATCcgacctgtatgaacagtatgcaagacaaacttttcactgcatcATAGTAATTGTGACAATAACAGAAAGTGTTTCCACGCTGCGCTAAtgcacacacagtggccacttcattaggtagcTCCTGTGCCTAATGCAGTGGCCACCGAGTgaatgttcatggttttctgctgctgaagcccatccacgtcatgattcaatgtgttgtgtgttctcggatactcctctgcacaccactgttgtaatgcgtggttacttgagttCCTGTTATCCTCCTGTCAGTccagccactctcctctgacctcaccagccctgatgaagggtctcagcccgaaacgtcaattgtttctcttttcaatcgatgctgcctggcctgagttcctccagcattttgtgggtgtagcTCTTTCATCAGCAAGGTGTTTTCAGTTCAgttttcgtttattgtcatttagaaatgtatgcattaaaaaatgatacaacattcctccagaatgatatcacaagaaaacaaaagataaaccaagcctaaaactgacaaaaccacataattgtaacatatagttacaacagtgcaaagcaataccataatttgataaggagcagaccatgggcacggtaaaaaaaagtctcaaagtttcaCACACAGAACTCTaggtcactggatttttttttgttgtgtttt contains:
- the LOC134355063 gene encoding guanine nucleotide-binding protein G(I)/G(S)/G(O) subunit gamma-5B-like isoform X3, translating into MEMRSDRGSMRLSWRKSDILRSRNVSQAATDLKQFCLQNAQLDPLLTGIHPNTNPFRPFKPCLIL
- the LOC134355063 gene encoding guanine nucleotide-binding protein G(I)/G(S)/G(O) subunit gamma-5-like isoform X2, producing the protein MSGTGNLVATRKLVEQLRFEVGIKRLKVSQAATDLKQFCLQNAQLDPLLTGIHPNTNPFRPFKPCLIL